In a genomic window of Gossypium arboreum isolate Shixiya-1 chromosome 7, ASM2569848v2, whole genome shotgun sequence:
- the LOC108469825 gene encoding zinc finger protein BALDIBIS-like, which yields MMSPDGLSIPSTVKGLAQAQQPNPNPNPNPVKKKRNFPGTPDPDAEVIALSPKSLMATNRFLCEICNKGFQRDQNLQLHRRGHNLPWKLKQRTNKEVRKKVYICPEKTCVHHDPSRALGDLTGIKKHFSRKHGEKKWKCEKCSKKYAVQSDWKAHSKICGTREYRCDCGTLFSRKDSFITHRAFCDALAEESARFTSVSTNVNPAAASFRNDLIHGANNNGMHQFSSGFRPEFGGLELVDNLNSNGQKPRLQLWLDEANNPFGIPSNANAFLAPKSTSFPDLGMAPMNMFGSLTTQWLGKYPEDASFAGANLNMSALRQGPKQEEENKGDLSESITSLYSNNSLQQQQQQNYTHMSATALLQKAAQMGSTRNNPAINNSGFGLISSNTYDQNKNHVYKLFKQTNDQSDNINELVSSLSSNQAAIVKDGSALDDLKPSSFVRNASSKGKQGDQAVVLASKLNNTNSNEVESSLTRDFLGVGGESSRPLLQQELAKFASMGSIHPWS from the exons ATGATGTCTCCAGATGGGCTTTCGATTCCCTCAACTGTCAAAGGTTTAGCTCAAGCTCAACAACCAAATCCAAACCCTAACCCTAATCCagtgaagaagaaaagaaattttcCAGGAACGCCAG ATCCAGATGCAGAGGTTATAGCTTTGTCCCCAAAATCTCTCATGGCGACCAACAGATTCCTCTGTGAAATCTGCAACAAAGGTTTCCAAAGGGACCAGAATTTACAACTCCATAGGAGAGGTCACAATCTGCCATGGAAGCTGAAGCAAAGAACAAACAAAGAAGTTAGAAAGAAAGTTTACATCTGCCCTGAAAAGACCTGCGTTCACCATGACCCATCCAGAGCTCTAGGAGACCTCACTGGCATCAAGAAGCACTTCAGCCGGAAACACGGCGAGAAGAAATGGAAGTGTGAGAAATGTTCCAAGAAATACGCAGTTCAGTCGGATTGGAAAGCTCACAGTAAGATTTGTGGCACTCGAGAGTATAGATGTGACTGTGGAACTCTCTTTTCCAG GAAGGATAGCTTCATAACTCATAGAGCTTTCTGCGATGCTTTAGCTGAAGAAAGTGCGAGATTCACCTCGGTTTCAACGAATGTTAACCCAGCGGCAGCATCCTTTAGAAATGATTTGATACATGGGGCCAATAACAATGGGATGCACCAATTTTCATCAGGGTTTAGGCCAGAGTTCGGTGGTTTAGAGCTAGTCGACAACCTCAACTCAAATGGGCAAAAGCCAAGGCTACAGTTATGGCTTGACGAAGCTAATAACCCTTTTGGTATCCCCAGTAATGCAAACGCTTTCTTAGCACCAAAATCTACAAGCTTTCCTGACTTGGGAATGGCACCAATGAACATGTTTGGATCACTGACTACACAATGGCTCGGCAAGTACCCAGAAGATGCATCATTTGCAGGTGCAAACCTCAACATGTCAGCATTGCGACAAGGACCAAAACAAGAAGAAGAGAACAAGGGAGATTTGTCTGAATCCATAACATCTTTGTATTCCAACAATAGTctccaacaacaacaacaacaaaactaCACTCACATGTCAGCCACTGCACTCTTGCAAAAAGCAGCCCAGATGGGATCTACAAGAAACAACCCAGCAATTAACAACAGTGGCTTTGGGTTAATAAGCTCCAACACTTACGACCAAAACAAGAACCATGTTTACAAGCTATTCAAGCAAACGAACGACCAATCTGACAACATAAATGAATTAGTGAGTTCACTGTCCTCAAATCAAGCAGCCATTGTGAAAGACGGGTCTGCATTAGATGATTTAAAgccgagctcatttgttagaaaCGCCAGCAGCAAAGGAAAACAAGGTGACCAAGCGGTTGTACTTGCATCGAAGCTGaataacacaaattcaaatgaaGTTGAATCGAGCTTAACCAGAGATTTTCTTGGCGTGGGAGGTGAATCAAGCAGACCGTTGTTGCAACAAGAGCTAGCCAAATTTGCTTCAATGGGTTCCATTCACCCATGGAGTTGA